From the Variovorax paradoxus genome, the window GGCCGGGCCTTCACGCCGGGCCGAAGGACCCTAAAGGATGCGGTTGAACCACAGCAGCGACAGCCCCGCCGACAGCAGCGTGAGCACGGCCGCGCCCATCGCGAACAGCGCGGAGATCTCGGTTTCCTTCTTCTCCACGGTGAGCTTGGAACTCAGCGTGTTGTAGACCTTCTTCAGGTCGTCGGCAGTGCCCGCGTAGAAGTATTCGGCATTGGTCTTGTTGGCGATGGCCTTGAGCGTGTCCTCGTCGAGCCGCACGCGCATCGACCAGCCCTCGAAGCCGATGGTCTCGCCGTCGACCGTGCCCACGCCCACCGTGTAGATGCGCACGCCGCGATCGGCCGCGGCCTTGGCTGCGTCGAGCGGATCGACGCCGGTGGTGCGCTGGCCGTCGGTCAGCATGATCACGGCGGCCGAGGTGAACGAACCGGGTGCCACGGGCGTGAATTCCTTGAGCTTCTTCTCCGACTGGTCGATGGCCGCGCCGCGCTGGCGGCTCGGCGCGCTGAACTGCTCCACGTCCAGCCCTGCGTCGGGGAACAGCGTGGCCAGCGACACCACGATGGCATTGCCGGTGGCGGTGGCGCGCTGCAGCTGGAAGCTGTCGATGGCCGTCACCAGGTCCTCGTGGTTGGTGGTGGGCAACTGCGCCACCTGCGCGCTGCCGGCGAACGCCACGATGCCCACCTTCACGTTGCGCGGCAGGTCCTTGATGAAGCTCTTGGCCGCTTCCTGCGCGGCCACGAGCCGGTTGGGCTGCACGTCGGCCGCGCGCATGCTGCCCGACACGTCCATCGCCAGGATGATGGTCTGCTGGTTCGACGGCAGCACCACCACCGCCATCGGCCGCGCCGCTGCAATCAGCATCGCGGCCATGGCCAGCAGGAACAGCAGCGGCGGGATGTGCCGCCGCAGGCTCTGCCCGGGGCCCATCGCCTCGCGCACGATCGACAGGCTGGCATAGCGCACCGCCAGCTTCTTCTTGCGGCGCAGCAGCCACAGGTAGAGCAGGATCAGCAGCGGCAGCGCCGCCAGCAGCCAGAGGAATTGAGGCCAGAGAAAGGTCATGCTGCCACCGCCTTCATGCCAGCCGGTCCCATGCGCGCGCGGCGCTTGCGCAGGTCGGCGAACCGGACGATGGCTTCCACCAGGTCGTCGTTGGTCGAGAGTTCGAGTGCGTCGACGCCGGCCTTGGCGAGCGCCGCGCGCAGTGCGGTCTCGCGCTCGGACGCCAGCCGCGCGAAGCGCTTGCGAAAGCCGGCGTCGTGCGTGTCCACCCACAGCTGCTCGCCGGTCTCCGCGTCGCGCAGCGGCACCAGGCCGAGGTCGGGAAGCTCGAGCTCGAGCGGATCGAACAGCCGCACGGCCACCACCTCGTGGCGCTGCACGAGCTGCCCCAGCGGACGCTCCCAACCGGGCTCGCTCAGGAAGTCGGACACCACGAACACGGTGGAGCGGCGCGGCATCAGCGTGGCCGCCGACTTCAGCAGGTCGTCCAGCCGCGTCATGCCCTTCTGCGTGGGGGAAAACCCGGCCTTGTCGGCGCGCCTTTCCATGGCGTGCAGCAGGTGCAGCACATGGCGGCGCCCGCTGCGCGGCGGGATCACGGCTTCGAGGTCGTTGCCGTAGACCAGCGCGCCCACGCGGTTGCCATGGCGCGTCAGCAGCCGCGCCAGCACGCCGACGAAGCCCGCCGAGATCTCGCGCTTGGCCTTCAGGCCCGAGCCGAAGTCGACCGAGCGGCTCAGGTCGAGCACGAACCAGGCGGACATCTCGCGGTCCTCGGTGAACACGCGCACATGCGGCGTCTGCAGCCGCGCGGTGACGTTCCAGTCGATGTGGCGCACGTCGTCGTGGTGCTGGTACTCGCGCAGGTCGGCCAGGTCGAGACCGGCGCCGCGCATCAGCGTGCGGTAGTCGCCCTGCAGCAGGCCGTCGAGCCGGCGGATGACGGTCCACTCGAGCCGGCGCAGCGCGCGCTCGGCCCCGCCGGCCACGGCCGCTTCGGCCGCCAGCCGTTCGTCGTTCGCGGCCGCAGGGGCCTTGCGCCACCAGCTTTTCATGCGATTCCCGTGTACGCCGCGCGCCCGGCCCTGCCGGACCGCAGGCATTGCTCACGGCACGGCGGCCGGCGAAGCGGCACCAGGTGCAGGAAGTGCAGGAAGACGGGCGGCGTGCTCATTCAGGCCACCAGCTTTTCATGTTCGAGCGGCTTGGGCGGCGCCGGAACGGCACGCATGATCTTCTCGACCAGGCCGTCGGGCGTCAGGCCCTCGGAGAGACCTTCGTACGACAGCGTCACGCGATGGCGAAGCACGTCGGCCACCAGCGCGGTCATGTCTTCCGGCAGCGCATAGCTGCGGCCGCGCAGCAGCGCCAGGGCCCGCGCGCCTTCCGTCAGGCTGATGCTGGCACGCGGGCTGGCGCCGAAGGTGATGAAGCGGCGCAGGTCCTTCAGCCCGTGCTTCTCGGGCGTGCGCGTGGCCGACACCAGCTTCACCGCGTACTGGATCAGCGAGGGGTCCACGTACACGCGCCGCGCCTCGGCCTGCAATGCCGCGAGCTGCTCGGTGGTGGCGACCGCCGTGGCCTCGACCGGCGGGCCGATCACGCGCTGCACGATCACGAACTCTTCCTCGTCCGTCGGGTAGTCGACCAGCACCTTCATCATGAAGCGGTCGACCTGCGCCTCGGGCAGCGGATAGGTGCCCTCGGTCTCGATCGGATTCTGCGTGGCCATCACCAGGAAGGGGCGGGGCACCTTGTGCGTCTCGCCGGCGATGGTCACCTGGCGTTCCTGCATCACCTCGAGCAGCGCGCTCTGCACCTTGGCCGGCGCGCGGTTGATCTCGTCGGCCAACAGCAGGTTGGCGAACATCGGACCCAGCGAAGTGCTGAACTCGCCCGTCTTCTGGTTGTAGATGCGCGTGCCCACGAGGTCGGCCGGCACCAGGTCGGGCGTGAACTGGATGCGCTTGAAGTGGCCGCGCACCGTGTCCGCCAGCGTCTTGATGGTCAGCGTCTTCGCCAGACCCGGAACGCCTTCGACCAGCAGGTGCCCGCCCGCGAGCATCGCGACCATCACGCGCTCCAGGAACCGGTCCTGGCCCACGACCACGCGCTTCACCTCGTAGAGGATCTGCTCCATCAGTTCGGCGGTGCCGGCGGGGGTGGCGAAGCTGCTGCTGGGGGTCTCTGTGCTCATGCGAAGGGCTTTCGTAGAGGAAAAGAAGGTGTCAGAACGGCGGAGAACCCGCGGCGGCGGCGGCGTTCTCGATGGGCACCGCGAAGCCGATGCCGATGAAGGTGCGCTGCTGAGTGGGATTCAGGATGGCGGTGACGATGCCCAGCACCTCGCCGTCCATGTTGACGAGCGGCCCGCCCGAGTTGCCGGGGTTGGCGGCCGCGTCGAACTGGATCAGGTTGCCGAGTTCCTGCTTGCCCTCGGGCGAGCGGAACGAACGCTTCAGGCCCGACACCACGCCCGCCGACACCGACGGCCCGATGCCGAACGGAAAGCCGACGGCGGCCACCTGGTCGCCGGAGCGCAGGTCAGCGGTCGAACGCATGGTGGCGGGAATCAGGTCGTCGGGCACCTTCTGCGCCTGCAGCACCGCGAGGTCGTTCTCGGGCTGCACGCCGGTGATGGTGGCCACGGCTTCCAGGCCGTCGTAGAACGTGACCTTGATCTTGTCGGAGCCCGCGACCACGTGAAGGTTGGTCAGGATCACGCCCTTGTCGACGATCACCACGCCGGTGCCCACGCCGCGCTCCACCTCGCCGGCCGGTCCGCCGTCGTTGGGCGCCTCCGGCGGCTTGCCCTTGGCGAGGTTGCGCCCGCGTTTCTGCGTCTTGGCTTCGGGCGTGTTCTTCTCTTCGCCGTAGCTCACCACCCGCACCACCGAGGGCCGGATGATGTCCGCCGCCTTGGCCGCGGGCGAGGGGAGGGTGTTCGTCTGCAGCGTGCGCAGCACGGCCGCGTCGATGTCCTTCTGGGTGAGTGCCTTGGCGCCGGGGCGCGGCGCCCACAGGACGGCGCCGGTGACCAGCGCGGCCGACAGCACGAGGAGCAGCGCGAAGCTCTTGCGTCCGGGTTGCCAGCCGGTTTTCGCGCTCGTGTCCGGTGCAGGAGTGGCGGCTTCCGGGGATGCAAGCCCCTCCGCCCGGTCGGCCGCCTGGTCTGCGGCCGGCGGCAGCGTGCGGGGCGAACGGCTGTAGAAGGCGGGCCTGCGCATCGGGGGACCTCCGGCAAAAATCGCGTGAAGGAGTTCACAGTAGCACGCTTTCTTCGGCGGCGCATCCCATCGGGCATCATGGCGCGATGGCTACCTTCGTCGATACCCACTGCCACCTGGACGCGCCCGAATTCGGTGCGGAAATGCCCGTCATCCGCCGCCGCGCCGCCGAACGCGGGGTGGCGATGTGCGTCATTCCCGCGGTGGCGGTCTTCAACTTCGCCGCCGTGCGCGAGCTGGCCCATGCGCAAGGCGATGCCTATGCGCTGGGCATCCATCCGCTGTGCACCGGCGAGGCGAAGGACGACGACCTCGACGCGCTCGACGCCGAGCTCACTGCGCGGCGCGACGACCCGCGGCTGGTGGCGGTCGGCGAGATCGGGCTCGACTATTTCGTCGAAAGCCTCGACGGCCCGCGGCAGGAGCGCTTTTTTCACACTCAGTTGCAACTGGCACGCAAGCACGGGTTACCCGTGCTCATCCATGTGCGGCGCTCGGTCGACAAGGTGCTCAAGCACCTGCGACAGACTGCCGGCGGAAAGCCCTGGCTGGGCATCGCGCATGCATTCAACGGCAGCGGGCAGCAGGCGCAGGCCTGCACCGACCTCGGGCTGAAGCTGGGCTTCGGCGGCGCCGTCACCTTCGACCGTGCATTGCAGTTGCGCCGGCTGGCCAGCGGCCTGCCGCTCGGGTCGATCGTCCTGGAGACCGACGCTCCCGACATCCAGCCGCACTGGCTCTACCGGACGCAGGCACAGCGCGACGCCGGCGAACCGCAGGGCCGCAACGACCCCGGCGAGCTGTCGCGCATCGCCGAGGTCATGGCCGGCCTGCGGGGCATCGGCATCGACGAACTGGCCGAGGCCACCACCCGGAATGCACTCGAAACGCTGCCACGGCTCGAAAGTCTGATGCACGTGTCGGAACGTCCGCCGCATCGCGCGTAGGCCAACGTCCCGACCTGCAACCAGGTGTGCAGATGCCGTGGATTTGCTGTCATCCTCGGGCTTCACCAGTTCGTTGCTGGTTCAGTGGCAAGCGAGTCACTTCAAAACTTAATCCGACAAGGAGCCTTTAATGACCACGTCTTTCGTTCGCACCATGCCCGTCGTCCTTGCACTGGCGCTCGCCTCCATCGGCGTGTCGGCCGTGGCACAAACCGCAGCGCCTGCAACGGCTGAACCCACGACCACCGAGAAGGTGAAGGAAGCCGGCTCCAACGCCGTCGACGCCACCAAGCGCACCACCAAGAAGGCCGTCAACGCCACCGAAGAAGGTAGCAAGAAGGCCTGGAATGCCACCAAGCGCACCACCAAGAAGGCCACCAACGCCACCAAGAACGCGGCCGCCAAGACCGGTGAAGCGGTCGAGAACACCGGCCACAAGGCAGCCGACGGCATGCGCAGCACCGGCGCCGCCATTGGCGAGAAGATCCCCGGCACGGCCGAGAACGAAGCCGCCAAGAAGTAAGCCTGCAAGGCAGCCTCTGCGGCCCGCGAAAGAACCCGCCTCGGCGGGTTTTTTCATGGGCCGCGAAAGTGGCACGATGCCGCCCATGAATTCCTCCGCCGCCGTGCTCACCGGCCTCGCGCCCGTCGTCTCGCCCGACACGTCGGTGCTCATCCTCGGCAGCTTCCCCGGGGTCAAGTCGCTCGAACGGCAGCAGTACTATGCACACCCCCAAAACCAGTTCTGGAAGATCCTGCAAGCCGTGTGGCCCGACATTCCCCAGCCTTCGGGCGCCGACAGCTACGGCCCGCGCTGCCGATGGCTGCTCGACCGCGGCCTCGGCGTGTGGGACGTGTACGGCGCCTGCGAGCGCGAAGGCAGCCTCGACTCGGCGATCCGTTCGCCGGTGGTGAACGACATCGCGGGGCTGCACCTGCCCAGGCTCGCGGCCATCGCGCACAACGGCGGCGAGAGCTTCAAGCACGCACGCCACACGCGCACCCTCGGGGTGCCCGTTCATTCGCTGCCATCCACCAGCCCCGCCAACGCGTCGTGGAGCTTCGAGCGCAAGCTCGCGGCCTGGCGCGAGGTTTTCGCCGCCCACCACCTCCTCTGATGGCATCGAGCAAAACAACCGCCAGACCGATCGTCCTCCCCGAAGTCAACTTCTCCGACTGGGGCGACATCCGCTACCTTCACCTGGGCACCGAATGGGTCCAGGGTTCGATGAAGCTCGACGCCCCCTTCGAGATCGAACTCGAGTACGTGCAGCGCATGATGGCCTGGCTGCTGTTCGCCGACGGCAAGACCGTGGCGTCGCGCCACGCCATGCAGCTCGGCCTGGGCGCGGCCACGCTCACCAAGTTCAGCCGCAAGATCCTGCGCATGCGCACCACCGCCATCGAGCTCAACCCGCAGGTGGTGTCGGCCTGCCGCGGCTGGTTCAAGCTGCCGGCCGACGACGCGAAGCTGCGCGTGGTGATCGCCGACGCGGCCGCCGAGATCCGCAAGCCCGAATGGCATGGCACGGTGGACGCGCTGCAGGTCGACCTGTACGACCACGAGGCCGCCGCGCCGGTGCTCGACAGCGAGGAGTTCTATGCCGACTGCCGCGCGCTGCTCACCGAGGACGGCTGCATGACCGTCAACCTGTTCGGCCGTTCGTCGAGCTACGAGCGCAGCCTCGAGAAGATCGCCGGCGCGTTCGGCCCCGCAGCGGTGTGGGCCTTCAAGCCGACGCGTGAAGGCAACACCGTGGTGCTGGCACAGCGCACTCCGAGCCGTCCCAAGCGCGAGCTGCTGGCCGAGCGCGCACAGACGATCCAGACCCGCTGGAACCTGCCCGCGCCGAAGTGGCTGCGCGTGTTCAAGCCCATGCAGGTTTCGTTGTGAAACATCTTCGCGCCCCCGGGAGAGGCCTTTCCGCTTAACTTCCTACGGAAATCGGTAGTACGGAAGGTGTGCCTTCACTAATGGAATATTGACCGGGGGAGGGCCTCGGCACACGATGGCTCGCCAGTCGATCTCCTCCGCGTCATCCACCATCCGGGTCATTGCGTGTTCCAAGCCTGCTTTCTTTCGCCTTTGCCGAGCGAGCTTCACACCGGCCATGGCGTCGATGTGTCGGGCCAGCCCCTCGTCGGCGCGTCGCCCCGCTTCGTCGGCATGCTCGGCCAGCTGCGCCGCGTGGCAGCCAGCGATGCGCCGGTGCTGGTCGAAGGCGAGACCGGCTGCGGCAAGGAGCTCGCCGCGCGCGCGGTGCATGCATGGGGCCAGCGCAGCAAGGGCCCGTTCGTGCCCGTCAACTGCGGCGCCCTGCCCGACCACCTGCTCGAGGCCGAGCTCTTCGGCCATGAACGCGGCGCCTTCACCGATGCCAAGGCCGCGCGGCGCGGCCTCGTGGCCGAAGCCAACGGCGGCACGCTGTTTCTCGATGAGGTCGATGCGCTGAGCGCCAAGGCGCAGGTGGTGCTGCTGCGTTTCGCGCAGGACCAGCGCTACCGGCCGCTCGGCAGCGCGCGCGAGCTGCGCACCGACGTGCGGCTGGTCACCGCCACCAACCAGCCGCTCGACATGGCGGTGGAGGGCGGCCGCTTCCGCGCCGACCTCATGTACCGTCTGAAGATCCTGCATGTTCGCCTGCCCGCGCTGCGCGAGCGTCCGGGCGACGCCGAGCTGCTGGCGCGCCATTTCCTCGAGGCCTTCTGCGCCAAGTACGGCCTGCCGGGCCGCCGCTTCGATGCCGCCACGCTCGAGTGGCTGAGCGGCCAGCCATGGCCCGGCAACGTGCGCGAGCTGGAGAACTGGGTGCACCGCGAACTGCTCATGGCCGACGGCAACACCGTGGGCCACGCCGGCCCGCACGCCATGCCGGCACGCGGCGACGACCCGATGCGCTGGCACACCAGCGGCCCCGCGAACTTCCAGGACGCCAAGGCCGAGGCGGTGCGCATGTTCGAGCGCGACTACGTGGTCAACGTGCTGCGGCAGTCCGGAGGCAACGTCACGCAGGCCGCGCGCATCGCGGGCAAGGAGCGGCGCGCCTTCGGCAAGCTGCTGAAGAAGTACGGCATCGACCGACGCGGCGTGACGGTCGCCAATTGACGAGCGCGCCGCGCGTGCCGTGCACGTGCCACCCATGCGGCTGCGCAGCGCTGTCCCTCATGGCGGCCCGAGGAAGATGTCCTGGATCACGTCGCGGTAGCTCGCCAGTTCGGCCGCACGTGCCGTGGCGGCTGTGCCGCGCAGGTCGGTGCTGCGCGTGTTGGTGGCCACCTCCACCGTGATGATGCTCATCGACGGCCGGTCGGTCGCGCGGCCCTCGGTGATGTCCTGCGGTCCCCAGCCGCCCAGCGAGGTGCCGCCCGGTATCGCGCCGCTCCAGCCGGTGGTCGGCGTGCCTGCGAGGTGGTTGCCCTGCACGCCCCGGCCGAAGCCGCGTCGCGTCATGTCGCGCGCCATCGAGAGCGCCAGGGACTGGTCGCTCGCGGTGCGCGCGGCCGCCAGGGTCTCGAGCGCTGCCGCGCCCGCGGCGCCGCCGGCCCGCGCGTGCGCCGCCGCCGACACCGTGTGCGCGTCGCTGAAGATGCCGGCCGCGCTGCGCGTGGTCGAGCCGTGCACGCTCGCGATGCGGCTCGGCCGGAAGCGTTCGATCAGCCGCATCAGCGCGATGTTCTCCGGCAGGATCGCGCGCGGCGGCGAGCCTGCGTCCATCGGCGTCCCGCTCGCGGGCGTGGCCGCGTCCAGGCCCCGGCCGGGGCTCGGAAAGTTGCGGTTGGTGGGCGTCGTGCCTTCGCGCGTGCGCGTGGCGGCGTTGTCGGGAAACAGCGTGGGCACGACGATGACCGTGTAGTAGGGCCGCAGCACCGCGTTCTGCAGCGTCTGGATCAGCATCTGCGCGACCTCGATGCCGCCTTGCTCCGAGCCGTGCACGCCTGCGATCACGAGTGCCCGTTCGTCGCTGGTGCCGGGGAAGAAGAACGCATCGACCGATCGCCCGCCCGCCGTGGTGAGCAGCGACGCGCCGATGCCGCCGCGTTCCTCCGCCCAGCCGTGGTCGCGCTGGCGTCGCCGGCGCTCGTCGAAGTCCGCGGCGGGCCACAGCGGCTCGGGGCCGTTGCGCACGATGGTCCGCGCCAGCCACAGGTCGTCGGAACCGGCGGCGAAGATGCGCTCCAGCAGCCGGTCGAGGTCCGCGTCGGCCACCGGCGACTGCATGCGCAGCGCGTCGAACACGCGGCCCTTGTCCGCGGCCGAGAGCCAGATCGCGTCGACGCTGTCGGACAGCGGGCTTGCGAGCAGTGCGCCGGCTGCGGGACGGTGCCTGACCGGGTGCGGCTGCAGGCCGAAGGCGAAGCGCGCGGCCGTGTGGTCGGCTTCGCGTTCCGCGCCGGCGTCGCGGCCGCTGCCTTCGCTCTCGCGATGCTGTCCCGCGTTGCGAAGTTGCGCGACGTGCGCGAGTTCATGCGCCAGCAGGAAGCGGCCGCCGATGCGCGCGGTGGACGGCGCCGGTCCGCCGAAAACCACGGCATCTTCCGAGGCGAACGCGCGAGCGCCCGCGCGCTGCGCCTGCGCGTCGCCGGCATGCAGGCGCACCTTGTCCAGAGGCATCCCCAGCCCGCGTTCGAGCGGTGTGCGAATCGCAGCAGGCAAGTGCGTGCCCCGGCGCGCTGCCACGCATTGCGGGCACGTGCCACCGCAGGCACATGCGCCGGCGGCACGCGCGGGGACCGCGGCGGTGCGCGCGCTGGCCGTGTCCATGTCCCGCGAGCGCGGTGATGCCTGCGCCGCCTGCCCCTTCGATGCCGGTGAAGGGCCTGTGCCGCGGCTGCGGCTTGCGCGTCCTGCGCGCCCGCTAGCGGAATTCAAGCTGGAAGCTCTCCGCCGCCATCGAGCCCGGCGCCGCATCGCCGTGTGCCGTCTCCTGTCCGTCCGGGCCCACCCAGCGCTGGGGAAAGCGCACGCGCAGCGTGTGGGGCGTGGGCTCGCCC encodes:
- a CDS encoding AAA family ATPase; its protein translation is MSTETPSSSFATPAGTAELMEQILYEVKRVVVGQDRFLERVMVAMLAGGHLLVEGVPGLAKTLTIKTLADTVRGHFKRIQFTPDLVPADLVGTRIYNQKTGEFSTSLGPMFANLLLADEINRAPAKVQSALLEVMQERQVTIAGETHKVPRPFLVMATQNPIETEGTYPLPEAQVDRFMMKVLVDYPTDEEEFVIVQRVIGPPVEATAVATTEQLAALQAEARRVYVDPSLIQYAVKLVSATRTPEKHGLKDLRRFITFGASPRASISLTEGARALALLRGRSYALPEDMTALVADVLRHRVTLSYEGLSEGLTPDGLVEKIMRAVPAPPKPLEHEKLVA
- a CDS encoding VWA domain-containing protein — translated: MTFLWPQFLWLLAALPLLILLYLWLLRRKKKLAVRYASLSIVREAMGPGQSLRRHIPPLLFLLAMAAMLIAAARPMAVVVLPSNQQTIILAMDVSGSMRAADVQPNRLVAAQEAAKSFIKDLPRNVKVGIVAFAGSAQVAQLPTTNHEDLVTAIDSFQLQRATATGNAIVVSLATLFPDAGLDVEQFSAPSRQRGAAIDQSEKKLKEFTPVAPGSFTSAAVIMLTDGQRTTGVDPLDAAKAAADRGVRIYTVGVGTVDGETIGFEGWSMRVRLDEDTLKAIANKTNAEYFYAGTADDLKKVYNTLSSKLTVEKKETEISALFAMGAAVLTLLSAGLSLLWFNRIL
- a CDS encoding eCIS core domain-containing protein; protein product: MRRRARWRRRASSLNSASGRAGRASRSRGTGPSPASKGQAAQASPRSRDMDTASARTAAVPARAAGACACGGTCPQCVAARRGTHLPAAIRTPLERGLGMPLDKVRLHAGDAQAQRAGARAFASEDAVVFGGPAPSTARIGGRFLLAHELAHVAQLRNAGQHRESEGSGRDAGAEREADHTAARFAFGLQPHPVRHRPAAGALLASPLSDSVDAIWLSAADKGRVFDALRMQSPVADADLDRLLERIFAAGSDDLWLARTIVRNGPEPLWPAADFDERRRRQRDHGWAEERGGIGASLLTTAGGRSVDAFFFPGTSDERALVIAGVHGSEQGGIEVAQMLIQTLQNAVLRPYYTVIVVPTLFPDNAATRTREGTTPTNRNFPSPGRGLDAATPASGTPMDAGSPPRAILPENIALMRLIERFRPSRIASVHGSTTRSAAGIFSDAHTVSAAAHARAGGAAGAAALETLAAARTASDQSLALSMARDMTRRGFGRGVQGNHLAGTPTTGWSGAIPGGTSLGGWGPQDITEGRATDRPSMSIITVEVATNTRSTDLRGTAATARAAELASYRDVIQDIFLGPP
- a CDS encoding DNA-deoxyinosine glycosylase, translating into MNSSAAVLTGLAPVVSPDTSVLILGSFPGVKSLERQQYYAHPQNQFWKILQAVWPDIPQPSGADSYGPRCRWLLDRGLGVWDVYGACEREGSLDSAIRSPVVNDIAGLHLPRLAAIAHNGGESFKHARHTRTLGVPVHSLPSTSPANASWSFERKLAAWREVFAAHHLL
- a CDS encoding spermidine synthase — protein: MASSKTTARPIVLPEVNFSDWGDIRYLHLGTEWVQGSMKLDAPFEIELEYVQRMMAWLLFADGKTVASRHAMQLGLGAATLTKFSRKILRMRTTAIELNPQVVSACRGWFKLPADDAKLRVVIADAAAEIRKPEWHGTVDALQVDLYDHEAAAPVLDSEEFYADCRALLTEDGCMTVNLFGRSSSYERSLEKIAGAFGPAAVWAFKPTREGNTVVLAQRTPSRPKRELLAERAQTIQTRWNLPAPKWLRVFKPMQVSL
- a CDS encoding sigma-54 dependent transcriptional regulator, which produces MPSELHTGHGVDVSGQPLVGASPRFVGMLGQLRRVAASDAPVLVEGETGCGKELAARAVHAWGQRSKGPFVPVNCGALPDHLLEAELFGHERGAFTDAKAARRGLVAEANGGTLFLDEVDALSAKAQVVLLRFAQDQRYRPLGSARELRTDVRLVTATNQPLDMAVEGGRFRADLMYRLKILHVRLPALRERPGDAELLARHFLEAFCAKYGLPGRRFDAATLEWLSGQPWPGNVRELENWVHRELLMADGNTVGHAGPHAMPARGDDPMRWHTSGPANFQDAKAEAVRMFERDYVVNVLRQSGGNVTQAARIAGKERRAFGKLLKKYGIDRRGVTVAN
- a CDS encoding S1C family serine protease, which encodes MRRPAFYSRSPRTLPPAADQAADRAEGLASPEAATPAPDTSAKTGWQPGRKSFALLLVLSAALVTGAVLWAPRPGAKALTQKDIDAAVLRTLQTNTLPSPAAKAADIIRPSVVRVVSYGEEKNTPEAKTQKRGRNLAKGKPPEAPNDGGPAGEVERGVGTGVVIVDKGVILTNLHVVAGSDKIKVTFYDGLEAVATITGVQPENDLAVLQAQKVPDDLIPATMRSTADLRSGDQVAAVGFPFGIGPSVSAGVVSGLKRSFRSPEGKQELGNLIQFDAAANPGNSGGPLVNMDGEVLGIVTAILNPTQQRTFIGIGFAVPIENAAAAAGSPPF
- a CDS encoding TatD family hydrolase → MATFVDTHCHLDAPEFGAEMPVIRRRAAERGVAMCVIPAVAVFNFAAVRELAHAQGDAYALGIHPLCTGEAKDDDLDALDAELTARRDDPRLVAVGEIGLDYFVESLDGPRQERFFHTQLQLARKHGLPVLIHVRRSVDKVLKHLRQTAGGKPWLGIAHAFNGSGQQAQACTDLGLKLGFGGAVTFDRALQLRRLASGLPLGSIVLETDAPDIQPHWLYRTQAQRDAGEPQGRNDPGELSRIAEVMAGLRGIGIDELAEATTRNALETLPRLESLMHVSERPPHRA
- a CDS encoding DUF58 domain-containing protein, which gives rise to MKSWWRKAPAAANDERLAAEAAVAGGAERALRRLEWTVIRRLDGLLQGDYRTLMRGAGLDLADLREYQHHDDVRHIDWNVTARLQTPHVRVFTEDREMSAWFVLDLSRSVDFGSGLKAKREISAGFVGVLARLLTRHGNRVGALVYGNDLEAVIPPRSGRRHVLHLLHAMERRADKAGFSPTQKGMTRLDDLLKSAATLMPRRSTVFVVSDFLSEPGWERPLGQLVQRHEVVAVRLFDPLELELPDLGLVPLRDAETGEQLWVDTHDAGFRKRFARLASERETALRAALAKAGVDALELSTNDDLVEAIVRFADLRKRRARMGPAGMKAVAA